Proteins encoded within one genomic window of Triticum aestivum cultivar Chinese Spring chromosome 2D, IWGSC CS RefSeq v2.1, whole genome shotgun sequence:
- the LOC123050086 gene encoding BTB/POZ and MATH domain-containing protein 2-like has product MLEKDGKAQITAFDEVDHVFSGTKKYRGYRKFIEKPKLKSLSQANNGYLIIRCVLTVVKESRTEVKRNNVVVPQSNLQDQLCQMWKDGQGADVTFSVGGQLFNAHRCLLAAWFLVFKAELFGPMKEKETQCIKIDDIDPEIFEALLHFIYTDSMLVDEHYKESKPAKLHHLQVASDRYGLDRLKVMCESKLSECIDVETVATTLVLAEQHHCKDLKEACIEFMAPRNVLQAAMATDGFKHLVASCPLVMKELLDMVSRSG; this is encoded by the coding sequence ATGCTGGAGAAAGACGGTAAGGCCCAAATAACTGCATTCGATGAGGTAGACCATGTCTTTTCTGGGACAAAAAAATATAGGGGCTACAGAAAATTCATTGAGAAGCCGAAGCTGAAATCATTGTCGCAGGCCAACAATGGCTACTTGATTATACGCTGTGTCCTCACAGTGGTAAAAGAATCTCGCACGGAAGTTAAGAGGAATAATGTAGTCGTTCCGCAATCGAATCTGCAAGACCAGCTCTGCCAAATGTGGAAGGATGGCCAGGGAGCAGATGTGACATTCAGTGTGGGTGGCCAATTGTTCAATGCTCACAGATGCTTATTGGCTGCATGGTTTCTGGTTTTCAAGGCGGAGCTCTTTGGTCCCATGAAGGAGAAGGAAACACAGTGCATCAAAATCGACGACATCGACCCTGAAATCTTTGAGGCTCTTCTTCACTTCATATACACAGATTCCATGCTAGTCGATGAGCACTACAAAGAAAGCAAACCTGCAAAACTGCATCATCTGCAAGTTGCCTCGGATCGATATGGATTGGATAGGCTAAAGGTGATGTGTGAAAGTAAATTGTCTGAGTGCATTGACGTAGAGACTGTTGCAACAACATTAGTTTTAGCAGAGCAACACCATTGCAAGGATCTCAAAGAAGCTTGCATTGAGTTTATGGCTCCACGTAATGTTCTGCAAGCTGCCATGGCAACTGATGGTTTCAAGCATTTGGTAGCAAGCTGTCCTTTGGTCATGAAGGAGTTATTAGACATGGTGTCCCGTAGTGGCTAG